Sequence from the Oncorhynchus kisutch isolate 150728-3 linkage group LG12, Okis_V2, whole genome shotgun sequence genome:
AAAGGCAGAGAATATAGCCAGCTATCTCTCGTTGCTTGAGAAAAATAATAGGTAAAAAAAAGAGCACGTTACACTGCATTTCATTACATACCTTAGTCTCACTATCATCATCTTAAAGAACACATCTGAACAATATCACACCATGCACACAGAAACCACACACTCTCCTCTCACCTGATGATAGGCCTATGTACTAAAAATGTATCCAGCCTCATCATCAAGTCTGGATAAGTGGTATCCTAACAGACTATATTTAATCATGAAAAAATGACTGGTAACTAATGATTTTCAATCTTTTCAGAAACACTGAAAAATGCACACAACATGACATGTGTAGTAAGGCCTGTTTGTCTTTGATTTTACTGTAATGTGTATGTGATTTGCTTTGTCTTAAGGACTATTGATGGCTCAAATGAGATCCTAATAAACCATGAAATTGTTGAAAAGTAGCCTATGGCAGCGCTAGACATGGTACTAAGGACAGGACATTTAACAATACTGACTGAGAACTAGTTGCATCCGGATCAGACCAGATCCGGCTCTTAGAGTTTAGATAAGACTCATCTGGATCTGAGTCTTGCTTCGCTTAGCACTGCAGCTTGCGGATGCTGCGCGAGATCCTCTTGAACTCACGCTGGCCCCGCTGCCAGCGCTTGAGCGAGGTGATCACCAGGTGGCCATCCATCTTCTGGCCCATGACCAGGTAGGAGGCGTTGATGTCGTTCATCTCGTCGCACACGCACTGCAGGCCATCCTTGAGCCAGAGCACCGTCTTGCGCAGGTCGCGCTCAGTCACGCCGCTCAGCTTGTAGATGGTCTTGCTCTTGGTCTCGGGCACGATCTTGGTGTCGCCGTTCATGTAGGAGATCTCCTTTACCTTGATCTTCAGGGCTACGCAAAGCAGCCAGGGGTGAAAGGAAGAGGTGGAGGTTAAGGTTTGGATTTGTTGGACTTGAACGCGAGTGCTAATAAGCCGACTGTATTTAGTTAGAATTCAGGAATAGGACTTACCGAAGTCATTTTTGCACAGGTTGTCAACTATTTCATTGTCGTTTTCCTCCTTTTCCTTGCAGGCGTCACACACTCTGGGCACTACAGGAGAAACGAGAGCAGATGTATTATACTCCCACTGTAAATTCAAAAGGTGTTCTATCGACTGTCACATAATGCAGCATATTACAGTTTAAATAGTAAAGCTATTCAATGCATTCTTTCTCACATTCCACTGTTGAGAGTGATCTCAGGAGTAACCTGTGGCGTTTACACATCCCCTTACTAAGGGAACAACCCAGTAAAAACAGGTCCTGCCCAAAGGAGATTCCACAAGACTCCCCACTATTAACCTGATGTTCAGGCTTATGAAAATCCAGGGGGGAATGGAGCTCCAGGAACATGGCTATTACTTTTTATTAAATGACTCCGTTACATTACCGCATTGGATCTCATTAGGCTCCTACATCAAATGTATCATTGGCCGTTTCCCGTTTAAAGTAGTGTCATGTTATTGTAGGCTAAGACATATTTTGCCTTGACTTTATCAGTATATTTTTGGGGGTGAATGCCAACAGAATgcagctgtagtgtgtgtgtgtgtgtgtgcgtgtgcgcgtttgtgtgtgtaaaatattgcTTTATATAGTACTATGTAAATATCAGATAAACCTTGTACTTTTTGTTATGTTTCCATAATAAAGCCGTGTATTTTCTTTTCAGAACTGGAAATTAAACAGGTTTTACAAAAAATAATCGATTTTGAGGTTTATTCTGTGAAGATTTTAAGTGTCTAGCCGGATAATGCAAATACCTTACCTTCTTTGGTGACTGGCATGAAATGATCGATGCCCGCTGGAGGGATACACAGGTCATTGTCGGGCGGGAAGCGCTCGCAGTCAAGCATATCTGGCCACGGGAACCCGAACGCGGACATCACCGGTGCGCAACCGTGTTTGACGCTCTCACACAACGACCTGCACGGCTGGATAGGCTCGTCCATATCGTCCAGACACACCGGTGCAAAGAGAGAGCAAAGAAACTTCCTCGTGTCGGGGTGACACTGCTTCTGGACCAGTGGAATCCACGAAGAGGCTTGCTGCAAAACCTCGTTCATTGTCTCGTGCCCGAGAAGGTTCGGGAGGCGCATCTCGGTGTATTCGATGTCATGGCACAGGAGAAGATTGGCCGGGATGGGTTTGCAGTTATTCTTTTTGTAGAATAACTCGGGTTGACCGAAATTGTATAATCCGTGGATTGCCATGCACGCAGGTAATGTTATCGCCCATATTATGGACAGAATGTTGTAATTCATAGTTGTTAGCTaaatagttttttaaaaatcGAAACGGCGAGCTGCAATGCCTTCATCCAGGTGTTCTTCAGCATCAGTAGAGGACCACTGACAATGTTCTGAATATGTAGTAGTTTAACATGGGGTGTTCTTGTGGGCATGTTTGGGAGGAGTCAAGGGCGCGAAGTAATCTCATCCATTGGTCCAGTTTCACTCCTCGGTGTCAGGTAAACATTCGACTGGCAGTGCACTGGGATATTTTCTAATGTACAATGTTCTTCATTTCTTATATTAGCAAAATATACTCTACATGGTAAGTTATTTCACTACCAAGCACACCTATTTGCAATTGAAGCCAGCAGAATGGGAGAAATACCTCACACACGCTACAAAACCATGTCTTGCACTTTTCTTTACTAGGTAGAGCTATATCACTTAAATTTAGGCTTTCCAGTCTCCTATGCTTTTTTGAGTAAGCTGCCAGAAACAATAGTAATACATTTACTAATTAAAACCCATAAGCTACAGCTTGTCTTTAGGGAGTAAATATGGAGTTAGGAGAGCTATATTGAAAGTGCTACAATTCAATTCATCCATGTGTTAATTTATCATCATTACCAGGGTTTAAACCTTCTGGCCCATTCCTCAGGTTTATACACCACATGGTGAAATATAGTCCAGTGAGAGAACCAGAGCCTGGCGCATTGGACCCAGGGGTGAAACTTCATCTCCCCCTTGGCTGCAGCTCTAGCCTGGCTCCCATCCCACTCAACACCCCCTGGGCTGGAGTCTGGTCTGCAGACAGCCAAATGGttcttctcagccttgacatccTGCCCTACTTTCTCCTTGGGGGggggaaaaagagaaagaaaaggatGGTGAGAGCTTTATCTTAAAGGTTGATGTTGTTCATGCTCGCAGGAGTCTTTGCTCCGACAAGTATAGCTAGATCAATGGGTAAAAAGGGAGCGCTGGAGTTGACCTGATCAGTCTCCATTTCCTTACTAGAAAGCTAGTACTCTGAGGAGAATGTTGATTTTCAGCCACACACAATAAGAACATAAGGAAGCATGGTGCATTGCATTGTTCTATGGAATTTGACATTTTATAAAAGCAACAAAAATGTGTTCTTGCTTGTTAAAGATGGCCTCAAAtgttgtataatttcagccagtagttttgaaaatGATGGTCACGGGCAAAAACGGGTCCCCGTCATCCATTTCGTGTGATACCTTATGGATTTTGCAATTTGTATGATGTCATACGAATTTTGCAATTCGGGTGATATGTTAAAGATGCACTCAGGGATCTTAAGCACCAGGAATTGTAACAGATTGCACAAATTGGATTTGTAACTTCCCTTCTACTATGTCCCACAAAGATGTTATTGCCTTGTAGTTGACATGTTACCTACCATGACAATAATGTACACAACCTATGTGCAAGTACTATATGGGTTTTTACTATAGAAAAAAATTATACTGCATTTAAAAAAGAATCAGAGGGAAGAATGTGATATTGTAATGATGCGATATAGCATCACCCAAAACCGCGATAATAAAATACACAAGGGAAAAAAATTGTAGGAGTAATCTATCAAACGTCCTAAAGCTGTTTTACGAGGCCCATAAAGCCTTTTAGCCGTGTGCCATCCATGACAAATAAGCCATGAACTGAcccccctcccctcaccacctTTGGATGGAAAAACCAATGAACATGATTCCTCGCTAAAGATTTCTTCTGGGACAGGAAGTGCAATATGTATTTTGCTGTGGTTTCGCAATCTCGACTTCACTTCTCGAGACCCCCTTCCAGCACCACTCAGCagcagatctgggttcaaatcccacccaCCTGCTACAGTGGCACTCCAGTCGGCTCAAGCAAATGCTTATAGTATTCGAAGGAAAACCAGGTCTGCGCAGCAGTCGCTTCGTTCGCCCTAGAAGTTGATATAAGTAAATGGctataaagagggaagagaatgGAAGTCAATTGAAAACCAGAGAGCAGTTTACAGTGTCTGAATTAAACCCATCATTAAAGTTTATAGCTTTATGTGTGCCAGTTTTTCAGCGGGAAGGGATAAAGAGGATGGTTCCGTTGGGAAAATGCCTAAAGTTTGGGATTTTTATTCTGTGGTAAAACAAGACAGAACTTATATCTTATAAATGACTAGGAGTGTTTGGCATGAGTAAACTGTCTATCAGTCCAAATTAATAGCTGAGCATTTTCCCATTCCCTTAAATTAGGTGTTTTATTGTTCGCTAGCCATGATAAAATACTTCTAAATCATCATAGAGTCATCATAGAATCATGAGCAGATGGCATACCTTCTACCGAGTCACACATTTCATCTCTTTATAGAGGCTTGTATGGATTTGTAACGAATAATTGTACCTATTACGCCCCCATTTCAGGAAGGCGGATCACCTAGAGCGCATTTTAGAATGCATAAACATATACATTCGCTGTCAAAGCAAGGCCATTGTGTGTTGGGACAATGTGAAACTGACTACAGGCACTCCCATTTTAACCATCCTCCAATAACATTTTGACCGCTCCTCGCTGAGTGTCCACTGCGCACGTCACCGAGAGTAACTTAGCTACCCCCCCAGTGGTCTGAGGATCAATGGACTCCAGTGGTGCCCCCAGTGTTATGCTTTTATGGGGCAACGCTTCTCCCTTCAAACTCGCTCCTCTTCGTAGTGAGCAAATTCCACAAAAAGCTTCTGCGGAGACACCTGTGAGGTCGTATTTACTCACTACAGCCCCATTAACCCACTACTGGGCTTCCCTTGAACCTCAGGGTCCTGAGGCTAAAAGCCACGCAGCGAGCCCAGCTATTTAAACACGGTTTAAACCAAAGGTTTGATAGTTCAAGTGACAATCCCCTCTGTTGGGCTACCGGGGTGATCTAAAGGCTACAAACGGGAGCCCGGCTTATACTGGGGAGTCTTTACATCTCGCTACacccagggcctgtattcacaaagcatctcagagtaggggTGCTGACCTAGGATTAGGTCCCCCcttgtccatataatcttatccATTATGATCTGAAAGGgaaaactgattctagatcagtgtACTCCAACTCTAAGAagctttgtgaatacgggcccagagaatggttgtggacacaTTCAATGGGAAAGCCAAGGGGCGTAGAATGCATTGAGGCTTCACAGGCCCACGGGGAGtgagtaaaatcactggggaagccagaaAAGAAAGCCATATTATAACCTGtatgataattgcgttgttttctCTATAACCTATTAGGTCATATGCcttgccaccgtgatatatactgtaggcctgagacaataagaagatacaATGGCAGAATAaattgtttcatcacaaaaccggagagcagcATCCAGTGAAGTCCAcgaagcatattgcatgtaacaaacagttacatgacctacaacatggtcaagcaagttaaatGTTTCCGTCATTTTCTAACTACTATTGATTTCGAACCACGGAGTGTTACCGCAAGTCGCTAAGAAAACACCAGCACCATTTTAACTTCAGGATTAAATTAAATTACTGTGTAATCTGGCTAGTTATGACTGGTTAATCACTTTGTTTTTGTcatgatttgtatttattaaaataTGCGCCATGCCTAAGACGAGGTCTAACTAGGGAAAACACTGGGGTATTGGGAGTGCAGGGATGGGCATTAGAAAAacttgttttatatatattttaaaaattgattaatgtaaatattttttattgtggttTTTTTCTC
This genomic interval carries:
- the LOC109900338 gene encoding secreted frizzled-related protein 2, which produces MNYNILSIIWAITLPACMAIHGLYNFGQPELFYKKNNCKPIPANLLLCHDIEYTEMRLPNLLGHETMNEVLQQASSWIPLVQKQCHPDTRKFLCSLFAPVCLDDMDEPIQPCRSLCESVKHGCAPVMSAFGFPWPDMLDCERFPPDNDLCIPPAGIDHFMPVTKEVPRVCDACKEKEENDNEIVDNLCKNDFALKIKVKEISYMNGDTKIVPETKSKTIYKLSGVTERDLRKTVLWLKDGLQCVCDEMNDINASYLVMGQKMDGHLVITSLKRWQRGQREFKRISRSIRKLQC